In Edaphobacter aggregans, the sequence ATCATGTCCACCACACCAGCACCGGTAGTCAAAGAAACCAAGGCCCAGCGCTCCGAACGCCTCAAGCTCGCCAAAAATCCCTGGGAAGCCTGGGACGAGGTCCGCGAGTTCGCCCGCAACGGCCGCGACACCGTACTGCCCGAATGGACCGGCCTCTACTTCAAGTGGTGGGGCGTCTACACCCAGGGCGACGGCCTCGGTGTCACCGGCGGAGCCAACGGCGAAGGCAAAGCCACCGAGTTTTTCATGATGCGCATCGGCCTCCCCAACGGCATTCTCACCAGTGAGCAGACCCGCGTCATCGGCCAGCTCACCAAAAAGTACGCCCGCAACCTCGCCGACATTACCACCCGCCAGAACATCCAGCTCCACTGGCTCACCCTCTCCGGACTCGTCGAAGTAGTCGACGCCCTCACCGCCGTCGGCCTCTCTCCCAAGGGAGCCTGCGGAGACGTCGTCCGCAACGTCACCGGCTGCCCCCTCGCTGGACTCGACCACACCGAACTCATCGACTCCAGCCCCCTCGCCGTCGAAATCGCCCACCACCTCACGGCAAACCCGGAGTTCTACAACCTCCCGCGCAAGTTCAAGATCTCCGTCACCGGCTGCCCCGTCTGGTGCACCTACCCCGAGATCAACGACGTAGCCCTCACCGCCATCAAGCGCACCGTCGATGGCAAGGAAGAGATCGGCTACACCCTCCGCGTAGGCGGCGGCCTCTCCACCGAGCCCCACATCGCCGAGCGCATCCCCGCCTTCATCCCGCAGGACAAGGCCCTCGAAGTCGTCACCGCCGTAGTCCGCATCTTCAAGGAGCAATCCGAGCTCCGCGAAAACCGCACCCGCGCCCGCATCAAGTACCTCTTCATGCGCCACGGCTGGACCGCCGAATCCTTCCTCGTCGCTCTCGAAGAAAAGCTCGACTACAAACTCGATCCCAACCCCGCATCCGCCGACACCGTCCCCGCCGACATCTACCGCGACCATGTCGGCATCACGTCGCAGCGCCAGCCCGGTCTCTCCTCCGTCGGAGCCTCCGTACTCAACGGACGTCTCTCAGGCGACCAGCTCATCGCCCTCGCCGACCTCGCCGACAAGTACGGCAACGGCCAGCTCCGCGCCACGATCGGCCAGAACATCCTCATCGTCAACGTCCCCGATCGCGAGACCGCGGCCCTCGTCATCGAGCTCAACACCCTCAACCTCCACGTCGACGTCTCGGCCTTCTGGCGCGGCGCCATCGCCTGCACCGGCACCGAGTTCTGTAAGCTCGCCATCGCCGAGACCAAGGGCTTCAACAAGTGGCTCGTCAACGAACTCGAAGACCGCCTCCCCGGCTTCGACCAGCAGATCCGCCTCCACGTCACCGGCTGCACCAACTCTTGCGGTCAGCACTGGATCGCCGACATAGGCCTGGAGGGCAAAAAAATCAAGAAGGACGGCCAAATGGTCGACGCCTTCTTCTTCTGCGTAGGCGGCTCCGTCGGCAAGTACGCCCGCCCAGCCCGTCCCCTCGGCTACCGCGTAGCCGCCACCGAGGTCCCCGACGCCATCGAGCGTCTCCTCACCGGCTACCTTGCCGTCCGCACCCCCGGCGAAGACCTCCGCTCCTACTTCGACCGCACCACCGACGACACCCTCCGCGCCCAGCTAGCCGGAGCCATCATCGATCCCGTCGAACGCGACGCCCCACCCGTAGGAGCAGGCCACCTCGCCCCCGGCGAATAATTTTCAAACCGACATCTGTCATCGAATTGAATAGCCTGCTTGCTATCATCAAGTTCGTTAGCAAGTTCCCATGAAATTTATCTGCCTATTTTCTCTCCTTCTCTCTGCTTTGGGCTGTAACAACCGCATAACGAGTGCGCACGTACTTAGCTCAAATCATGCGACCACCTCGACCGTGAGCACGGGAAAGGAGGGAGATGCAGTATTTCCTGTCGTCGATAATGGCAAGTTTTACGTCCTTCCCGATTACCACGCAGACGACGAGAAGGCTGTAAACCTGACGCTAACCGAACACATCGTGACCCAGGTTCGCACTGATCAGGAGTGCTGTTCTTCCGAGATAACGTTGACAGAATCGATCAACGACAAACCCACGTGGATCTTGAAAAAGAAAGCGACCCGCGCCGACATGTTCGATCGTTTCTACCGAACAGTCTCTCCAGGATGCTGCGGTTCCGCGACCCGCTATGCCTATTTTGATCTCCTTACCGGGAACCAGTCTTATATCGCCACAGAACCAATCGCATCTCTGGGACTCGTAGGGAGCTTCACACTCTCGCGCTATCTCGCTCTTAACCGTTTGAGTGAGCCAGGTGACGAGTTGTTCGTCCTTCAAATTCAGTACGGTCCGCAATCCGGCCCGAGCCAGATCGCATACCTTACCCGTTCTGGCGAAGACATTGCAGCCGACTCCACCACCGTGCAGTACTTCAAAGACGGAAAACTCGAACCAAGCACAATATCGGGGCAGGACGGAACATTTCCAATTGATTTCATCCTGTTCCCTCCCGGATATCCGTCCAATACTCATGTCTCCAAAGACGATATAAACGGATTGTCATTCGTACTCAATGTAGAGGGCAGCCATCTCATTAAAATTCCCTTGATCAAAGACCATCTCGACTTCAGTCACGCCGTACTTCCAAAGGGCTTCCAGATTAGCGAAGCTTTGCCTGCTGGCTTCGAAAAATATCTTCAGGAAATTCGTCAATAACCGTCCCTTGTCTCTTCTGCGAGGGGTGCCCCACTGGCGCATACAAATCTTTTCTAACCCAGCCCCTCTGCACCCACACCTTGTAACTCCTGTCAAGCCCCCAAACTCTAGTCCATCACAAATCCCCAACAAAGACGTACCCTTCCTCACCCCACAAACTTTGCCGAATCACCCTCATTCAACTCGTACAATAGAAGTAGCTACCAAGACAGCGAAGAATCGGAGGCTCCGCTGTCGACCACCCATAACTACCCTGAATCGAATACTTTGCAGAACACGGACCCAGTAAAATCAGGACTTCCAGACCTGAACCAACTCGAAACCCAGACTTAACTATAATATTTAGAATACTTTACGCGAAAGCAAGGGGATGGGGCACCCTGTCCATCCAAACCGGAGAACCAAGATGAGCCTCTTCCCGATCTTCCTAAAACTAACCGGCCGCCCCTGCATCGTCATCGGCGCAGGCCACCTCGCCGAGTCGAAGATCGAGTCCCTCCAGGCTGCCTCCGCCAGCATCACCGTCATAGCCCCGCAAGCCAGCCAGCACATCCTCGACTGGGCCGCATCCAGCGAGATCCAATACCACCCCCGCCCCTACCAACAAGGCGATCTCGCAGGAAATTTCCTCGTCGTAGCCGCCACCAACGATCCCGCCGTCAACCGAGCCGTCTTCGCCGAAGCCACCGAAAAAGGCGTCCTCTGCAATGCCGTCGACGACCCCCCCTTCTGCGACTTCTACTTTCCTTCCGTAGTCCGCCGCGGAGACCTCCAGATCGCCATCTCCACCGCCGGAGCCAGCCCCGCCCTCGCCCAGCAACTCCGCAAAGACCTTAACACCCAACTCCCCCTCGACCTCGGAGACTGGCTCACCAACCTCGGGAACCTCCGCCGCGAAGTAGTGGCCGCCGAACCCCTCAACGAATCCCGCCGCCTCCTGCTCCATCAGCTAGCCCAACGCGAAGTCTGCGGCTACGACCAGTGCCCCTCCCGCCAGCTAGCCCGCGAACACGCCCGCACCAACCCAATCCAACTCGAGAAAAAATCGTGAGCACCGAAGCCCAACCCGGCACCGTCTATCTCGCAGGAGCAGGCCCCGGCGATCCTAATCTCCTCACCCTCCGCACCGTCCAACTCCTTCAAACCGCAGACGTCATCCTCCCCGACGACCTCGTCACCGACGAAATCCTGGCCCTCGCCAGCCCCACAGCCGAGATCATCCCAGTCGGCAAACGCTGCGGCCAGCCACGCATCACGCAAGCCGGTATCCACGCCCTCATGCTCGAGCACGCCGAGAACGGCAGCTCCGTCCTGCGCCTCAAATCCGGCGACCCCCTCATCTTCGGCCGCGCCAGCGAAGAAATGGCCTTCCTCCGCGAGCACAACATTCCTTTCGAGATCATCCCCGGCATCACCGCAGCCTTCGCTGTAGCGGCCACCCTCCAGACCCCCCTGACCGATCGCAGCGCCGCCTCAAAACTCATCCTGGCCACAGCCCACCATGCTGCCGGCAAACTCGAAGTCACCCCCAAGTGGACCGGAGCCTTTCCCGAGGACGCCACCCTCGTCATCTACATGCCCGGCCGCCACTTTCGCGCCCTCGCCGACGATCTCATCGCCTCCGGCATCGCCCCCGAAACCCCATGCGTAGCCGTCAGCAAAGCCACCACCCCTCAAGAAAAAGTGCACGCAACCACCCTGCACCAACTCACCGACGACGCCGTAGGCCCGGCCCCAGTCGTCCTCCTCATCGGCCACGCCATCCAGCCGCTCACCACCTGACAACGCAAAAACGTGGCCTCAGTGATGCTCTCTCGGAACAGCCGCAGCACGCCCAACCGTGACGCTGACCGGCGCCGACGCTGCACCTTCTCCATTCGAATTCGAAGCGGAACCACAAAATACGTAGTCCCCTTCTCCGCCGGAATCCCGGTAAACCCAGGCGAAGTCAGTCCACTAACAATCGTCTGAAACGGCCCATTCGCGCTGGTCGAAGCTGCAACCCGATACGTCCGCGCCCCCGCAACCGCAGCCCACGTCACAGAAACCGCATCATCCGCAACATCGGCACTCACCCCCGCAGGAGCCCCAACCCTGAGCCCACCTGGCAGCAGCCCATACACACAAAACTGCCCAGTTCCGACATTCTCCGTACCAAAACTTGCAAGATAAACCTTCCCATTCGCAATCGTTGGCGGAGCCATCTTCGAATAATTGCCGCAGTCATCATGCACCGGATTCTGCAGCGAGTTCCAAAGCTCCCGCTGAATATCATCCGCATCGTAAGCATGCAGAACGCCCGGCCTCGACTCATGCCACGAATCCCCCGTCGCATGAATCGCCGCCCACAAAATCCCATCCCTCGAACCATTCGCCGACAGCGACAGCATCGCCCCGGGATGCCCTTCGTTCACCTCCGGACGCGTCATGACAGGAGTCTCTTCAAGCCTGCCCCCCGTCAACCGATACACACGAGCCTTATCCCGCTGCCCCCACACAAAGAGCAACTCGCCCCGCTTGGCACTCTTCCAATACACAAGGCTATGTAGATGCGAAGCCGTCGCCTGAAAGTGCTGCACCGCATGCTCATCACCGAGATGCCCAAGCGCACCCGTATTGAGCACATAGAGCACGCCCTCTTTACCGCCTCCCATGACAAGCCGTGTGCCCGGAATCAACGTAGCTCCAGACGAATTGAGATCGATGTCCTTCTCATCCAGAAGCTCATGATTAGTCGGCGTAAACCAATCGAGAAGCTTCAACTGCGGATCGAATTTAAGAAAGCTCTCGCTGAAATTCGCCGCACCATCCCAGTTACCATTGCCGGTCACAGCATAGATATTGCCCTGCTCATCAACTGCCGGAGCCTGCCCCGACTGCCAGATGCTCGCACCCTCACCCGTTGGAGACGTATTAAAAACCGCCGTCTGTTGCAGCGACTTCGCATCATAAGCCATCAGGAAGCCGTGATACGGTCCCTTATCGCAGTGCGACGCATACCCAACAACCACCGAACCACCCGTAAGCAACAGAGCAGGACGCTGATTCTGCAGCAACGCATCGAACCCCGGAGCCGCAATTACAACAGGACTATTCGCAAGATCTGCTCCCGTCGCAATATCCAACGCATGAAGCCTCTGGATAAAGCCATCTCCCACCCTCGTCAACGCCACCACATACAGCGTCTCACTCTCCACATCAATCACCGGCGTGCCGATAATCCCCATCTTGCCATTGATGTCGAGACACCCGAACTTCGCATCATGCAGATTCGCCGGCGTGCCAAAGTTCACATGCCAGATAGGCGCAGCCGCACTCTCATCATTCGCATCGAAAGCATAGACGCTGTTATTCACCGTCGTCACATAGACAACGTCATGCGTACCACCAATCTTCACGTTCGACACATAAAGCGGCTGGCCATAGACCTGATCATCGACAACGCGCTTGAACAGCATCCCAAACTGCTTCACATTCACATTCGCAGGAGTAAGCACTGTCTCCTGGAGATTAGCTCCCGTCCGCAGTCTGTCATTGTGCTGCGTGAGAACGTTGACTTGCCCCCATCCCGAAGAAGACGCCATCCCCACCGTTGCAAAGACAATCAGCCCACGCCAATAGCGCTTTAGATTCATTCTCTTTCCATCTCCATTCCCAGCGCGTCAAGGCCCCCGCACGCCAGAAAATTATAGCTGCGCTTATCGCCTTTCCTAACCTTTCCGCTCATCCATACCAACCATTCGCCGATAAGGAAAAGAGCAGCGATCTAAGGAGACCGAAAAGCGTGAGCCTGGAATTGATCGACGAAACAATACAGAGTGCCTTCCTCTCACCCATCACCGACACCGCAACCCTCGATCAGAGCGTCGAAGAGGTTCTCGGCCTCATGCTCGGCGTCCCCGTCAGCGTGGCTGAAAATACCGTCGCCGAATCCGACTCAGTTACCCTAACCGCTGTCATCGGCCTCGCCGGAGCGCTCAGCGGCGCCTATACCGTTCTCGTCCCATCAGAAGCCGCGATGCAAATGACGGCCTGCATGGCTGGCATCGAGATTACCTCCGTCGACGAGACCGTCATCGACGGCCTGGGCGAGATCACCAACATGCTCGCAGGAGCATGGAAATCCAAGATCGCCACCCTCAATGCCGCCTGCCTCCTCTCGGTTCCCACCGTCGTCACCGGCACCCAGTACGAGGTTCACAAGCGCACCTCTTCCTTCCGCCTCTCTCGCAGCTACCGATTCAACGATTCGCTCTTCACTGTCAGCATCTATGGCGAAAACCCATAGCTAAAATGACACGGCAAGCTCCTTCCTTCGTTGTAATCACCCACCTCCAAAATTGACACCGGACGAGCAGCGGCGCATGATGATTTTGTCCTTGCGACCTCTTCGTCGGACCGACCGGCCCCCTGACAAACAATTCAGTTTCAGGAGCGCGTCCACATGTATCGAGACACCGCACGAATCTATTCCGTCCAACCCACCGCTAGCGCGCCCCAAGCCAATAAAGGTCGCATTCTTCTGATCGCCGCTACAGTTCTTGCAACGACCGTGCCTGCAATCGCACAAGCAGGCGGAGATCTCCAGCAGAAACTAGCGGCAGTGAAACAATCGGCTGCCGAGAACCAGCAAAAGCTGCACAAATATCAATGGACGGAGACCACCCAGCTAAACCTCAAAGGCGAGGATAGACCCCCGACTCAATCGATGTGCCAGTACGGCCCTGACGGGAAGGTACAGAAGACCCCCATGAGCGCCCCGCCACCACCGCCAACCGGAGGGAGACTCAAGCAGAGGGTAGTCGAGAAGAAGAAAGAAGAGATGAAGGATTACATGGGACAGGTAAAGACCCTGCTCGCCATGTACGTCCCGCCCGATCCCCAGCGCATGCAACAAGCCTTCCAATCCGGCAAAGCCTCACCTAGGGGCGCGGGAGGAATCATATTCAAAGATTACGCTCTACCCGGCGACCAAATGACGATCTCTTTTGACCCTGAGGCTAAGAAAATCAGCTCGGTGAACGTCAACACTTACATGGACGATCCGAAAGACATCGTCACACTGGCAGTACAGTTCGCCCAGCTGCCCGACGGCACCAACCATGTACAACAAAGTGTTCTAGACGCGACCGCCAAGCAACTCAAGGTGACAACCACAAACACCAACTACCACCCAATCTGAGCCTATTGACATCCATCTCTCAACCAGATTTATCCGCAGTCGCCTCCAATGGAAGCACCGGTGCAGACCGATGTTAAGCCCTCATCTCTGCTAGCATCGAAGTTTGGCCACCATGATGACTAGCACCAGCACCGAAGCCCCCATCCGCGTCCGCATAGCCCCCTCCCCAACCGGCGATCCACACGTCGGCACGGCCTACATCGGCCTGCTCAACTACATCTACGCTCGCCAGCGCGACGGCAAATTTGTCCTCCGCATCGAGGACACCGACCGCACCCGCTTTGTCCCCACCTCCGAGCAGATGATCTTCGACTCCCTCCGCTGGCTCGGCCTCACCTGGGACGAAGGCCCAGACGTCGGCGGCCCCCACGGCCCCTACCGCCAGTCCGAGCGCACCGAAATCTATCGCGAGCACGCCAACATCCTCCTCGCCAACGGCACCGCGTACCGCTGCTTCTGCACCGCCGAAGAGCTCGAAGCCGTCCGCAAGCAGCAAACCGCCGCCAAGCTTCCCCCACGCTACCCGGGCACCTGCCGCCTCCTCACGCCCGAGCAGATCGCCGCGAACGAAGCCGCCAACAAACCCTTCGTCATCCGCCTCGCCGTGCCTCCACGCGCCAACGACTCCACCGCCTCCACCACCTTCCGCGACGAACTCCGCGGCGACATCACCTTCGACCATAACAACGTCGACGACCAGGTCCTCATGAAGTCCGACGGCTTCCCCACTTATCACCTCGCCAACGTCGTCGACGACCACCTCATGCAGATCACCGACGTCATCCGGGCCGAAGAGTGGATCTCCAGCACCCCCAAACACGTCCTCCTCTACAAAGCCTTCGGCTGGCAGCTCCCTCGCTTCTGGCACATGCCGCTCCTGCGCAATCTGGACAAGTCAAAAATCTCCAAGCGCAAAAACCCCGTCTCCCTCATCTACTACCGCGACTCGGGCTACCTCCCCGAAGCCATCATCAACTTCCTCGGCCTCATGGGCGGCGGCATGCCTGCCGACATCAACGGTGGCACTGAGCAATTCACACTAGCCGAGATGGTCGAGCACTTCGTCTTCACCAACATCCGCCTCGGCGGCCCAGTCTTCGACCTCACCAAGCTCAAGTGGCTCAACGGCGAATACCTCCGCAAGCTAACCCCCGACCAGTTCTACGCCGAGCTACGCAAAACCGTCCTATCCGACGCCTACCTCAGCCACATCGCGCCCCTCATCCAAACCCGCATCGAAACCCTCGCCCAATTCGGCGACCTCACCAGCTTCTTCTTCCGCGACGACGTCCTGCCCTCACAAGAAGTCTTCCTGCCCAAGAAGCGCACCCTCGAAGAGACCATAGCCTTCGCCACCGACCAGCTAGCCGTCCTTGAAGCCACCGACTGGACTCATGAAGCTCTCGAGCCCGCGCTTAAAAAACTAGGCGAAGAAAAATCCTGGTCCGTCAAAGAAAACTTCATGCTCCTCCGAGCCATCATCACCGGCAGCACCATGTCCCCACCACTCCTTGAAAGCATGATCGTCTTCGGCAAAGCCCGCAGTCTCGACCGCGTCCGCCGCTTCCTCGATGCGCAGAAGAAACAAGCCACGCAGAAGAAGTAGCTCTCTCGCTATCACTCCAGCAGTCAAAACATAGCCCCGGGAGCGAGCCTGGGGCTATCTCATAAGGTCACTTCACTCAAGCTACGTTCTCGATCAGGTACGCCTGAATCTCCGCGAACTCCTCCTCCGAAAGCCGGAACGTAGCCGCAGGAATCACGCCCTCGACCTGCTTCGCATTCCGTCCGCCGACGATCGCCGCGGTCACCGCGGGATGATGCAGCGTCCAAGCAATCGCGATGACGCCCGCGCTCACTCCATGACGCTTCCCAATCTCGCCGATGAAGTCCGCCACGGCAAGGTTCCGCGACAGCAGCGGCTCCTGGTAGTTCTTGGCATTGCGGCGGAAGTCGTCCTGGGGAAAGTTCGCCACGCGCTCCTTCGTCATCGCTCCAGTCAGCAAACCCGAGTGCATAGGAGCGTAGTTGATCACCCCAACGCCGTTCTTCTGGCAAAACGGCAGCACCTCAGCCTCAATCGCGCGGTTCAGCATCGAGTATGGCGGCTGGCTCGACGTAATGGGAGCGATCTTCATCGCCCGTTCCATCTGAACAACACTGAAGTTTGAGACGCCAATCCAGCGCACCTTGCCTTCCCTCCGAAGATTGGCCATCACGCCCCACGCCTCTTCGATCTCTTCGTCCGGCTTCGGCCAGTGCATCTGGTACAGGTCGATCGTCTCCACCCCAAGCCGCCGCAGACTATCCTCACACTCGCGCCGAACCTGCTTCAAATCATTCGACACCTCACGCTTTTCGTTCCACACCAGACCGCACTTCGTGAACACATACGGGTTCTGTGAGGCCATCTTCAGCGCGCGCGCAACAACCTCCTCCGAGTGGCCAAGACCGTACACGGCAGCCGTATCGATCCAGTTGATCCCTAGATCCAGCGCCTTATGGATCGCCGCAATCGAATCGTTATCGTCCTGCGGTCCCCACGCAAACTGCCAGTCACCCCCGCCGATCGCCCATGCTCCAAATCCAATCGGCGTAAGCTTCATATCGGAGTTGCCAAGCGTCTTCTTTTCCATATCTTCATTTTAGAAGCTACAGTCGTGGGACTTTAGACTTGTTCATCATCTATTAACCCTCTATAACCTCGAGCGTCGATTGAACTCCCTCCATCAACGGGTTTAAAATCCCGTTGAACAAGCCCATGGGAGGTTCCCATGCCTCACTACGAATACTTCTGCAAAGTCTGCAACAAAACATTCACCCTAACCCTGCATATCGCCGAACACGACGCCGAAAATCCCGCCTGCCCGCATTGCGGCAGCCACAATATAGAACAGCGCTGGTCAACCTTCTCCGCCGTCACCTCACGAAAGAGCGCCTGAGCCAACGGCACTAGAGCCGCCGCCTTCGCTTCGTTGCAAACTTGTCACTCTCCCGTCACGTCCCAGCAACAACCGCCAGCTAGCCTCACCTCGCAGTCGACTTCAACTCCAAGCGAGGCTCTCCCCATGGCAACTGACCGTCGCACATTCCTGCAACTCCTCTCCACCTCCGCCCTCACCGCCGCCTTCCCCGCAAGCATCGCCCGCGCGCTCTCCATCCCCGCCAACAACAGCACCGGCACCATCAACGACGTCGAGCACATCGTCTTCATGATGCAGGAGAACCGCTCCTTCGATCATTACTTCGGCACCCTCCGCGGCGTCCGCGGCTTCGGCGACCCTCGCGCCGTCACCCTCCCCTCCGGCAATCCAGTCTGGTACCAGCCCAATGGCGGCAGCAACTACGTCCTTCCCTTCCACCCCGGCGCGCCTAACCTCGGCCTCCAGTTCCTGCAAGACCTCGCCCACGACTGGACCACCACACATGCCGCCTGGAACGAGGGCAATAACGATCAGTGGGTCCCGCAAAAAGGCACCACCACCATGGCCCACCTCACCCGCAGCGACATTCCCTTCCACTACGCCCTCGCCGACGCCTTCACCGTATGCGACGCCTACCACTGCTCTCTCCTCGGCCCCACCGACCCCAACCGTTACCACATGTGGACAGGCTGGGTCGGCAACGACGGCAAAAACGGCGGTCCCGTCATCGACAACGCCGAAGCCGGCTACGATTGGTCCACTTATCCCGAACTCCTCGAAAAAGCCGGCGTCTCCTGGAAGATCTATCAAGACATCGGCGAAGGCCTCGACGCCAGCGACTTCTGGGGATGGACCGGCGACAACCCCTACATCGGCAACTACGGCGACAACTCACTCCTCTACTTCCACCAGTATCAAAACGCGCCGCAGGGCTCGCCCCTCGCCGAAAAAGCCCGCACCGGTACCAACATCCTTAAATCAGGCACACTCTTCGACATCTTCAAACAGGACGTAAGCAGCGGCAATCTCCCACAAGTCTCCTGGGTCGTCGCGCCCGAGTCCTACACCGAACACCCCAACTGGCCCGCCAACTACGGCGCATGGTACGTCTCCCAGATCCTCGATATCCTCACCGCCAACCCCGATACTTGGAGCAAGACCGCCTTCTTCCTCATGTACGACGAGAACGACGGCTTCTTCGACCACATGCCTCCCCCCGTCCCGCCGTCGTCCAGCGCCCAGGGCAAATCCACCGTCCCCATCACCAACGAAATCTTCGAAGGCAACTCCGAGTACCCCGCCGGCCCCTACGGCCTCGGCCAGCGCGTTCCCATGGTCGTCATCTCTCCTTGGAGCAAAGGCGGCTACGTCAACTCCGAAGTCTTCGACCATACCTCACTCATCCAATTCGTCGAAAAGCGCTTCGGCGTCAAACAGCCCAACATCACCAAATGGCGCAGAGCCGTCACCGGAGACCTCACCTCTGCCTTCAACTTCACCTCACCGAACGCCGCCACCGTACCGCTACCCAGCACCGTAGCCTACGTCCCACCAGACAACGCACGGCACCCCGACTACATCCCCACCCCACCCACCGACCAAGCCATCCCAATTCAGGAGTCGGGAACGCGACCAGCCCGAGCCGTCCCCTACGTTCTCAACGCCCAAGGAGAGGCCGGCTTCCTAAACCAAACCTTCCGCATCGACTTCAACAACATCGGCAAAGCCACCGCCGTCTTCCACGTCCGCTCCGGCAACGCCCAAAACGGCCCATGGACGTACACTTTAGAACCCGGCACCCTTGTCTCCGATCGCTGGAAGCTTCAATCCACCCAGGGCGTCTACGATCTCTCCGTCTACGGTCCCAACGGCTTCCTACGCGTCTTCAAAGGAAGCACCGCCAGCACCGATAAAGCGAATCTCGAGATCACCACCCTGTACGATGCCGTCCGCTCCCGCGTCACCCTTGAGATCGTCAACCGCGGCCCCGCCTGCCAGTTCACCGTCTTCGACTCCTACACTGGCGAAACAACAACGCACACACTTAAAGCAGGCGACACCATCTCAACCCACTCGCCACGAAAACAGTTCTACGGCTGGTACGACTTCACCATCGAAGCCAGCTCCGACACTACCTTCCAGCGCCGCATCGCAGGCCACGTCGAAACCGGAGAAGACAGCATGACCGATCCTGCTATCGGCACAATCCGCCTGTGAATCATCCCAACTCAAAAAAGCGGGCGCGATATGCGCCCGTCTCTTTTTTTGGGACCAGACCAAGCCTATGCACTAATCCTGCGCCTAAGAGTACCCGCCAATCCAACCAGGCCCGTACCCATCAAAATTAATGAACCCGGTTCCGGGATTGGAGCGAAGTCCCCATCCACTGCCATGCCCGAGGCTGAGTCGCCGAGCTTCACACCCGCAAGCGAATCGCCTACCAGGTACCATAACCCACAGCTGTTGCTGAACTTACGAGACACCTGCGCAGTTTCCCGATATCCTTTCAACGTCGAGCAACACCCGTACTTCAGGGCTGCATGCTCAGCACGACCTTCATCTCGACTCACTCAAAGGAGAACGGAATGGCCGACAGCACTACCCTCATCCCAGCAACCGAATTGGCAGCAAAAAACAAAGCCCACTTCCCTAACGAAAGCAGTGAATATCGACAAGCGCGCAACGCCCTCCTCGCCGAGGAGCTCGAACTCCGCCGTCACATCGAACGAGTCGCCGCGCTCCGCCGTGCCCCTCC encodes:
- a CDS encoding chemotaxis protein CheX: MSLELIDETIQSAFLSPITDTATLDQSVEEVLGLMLGVPVSVAENTVAESDSVTLTAVIGLAGALSGAYTVLVPSEAAMQMTACMAGIEITSVDETVIDGLGEITNMLAGAWKSKIATLNAACLLSVPTVVTGTQYEVHKRTSSFRLSRSYRFNDSLFTVSIYGENP
- a CDS encoding FmdB family zinc ribbon protein; this translates as MPHYEYFCKVCNKTFTLTLHIAEHDAENPACPHCGSHNIEQRWSTFSAVTSRKSA
- the gltX gene encoding glutamate--tRNA ligase, yielding MTSTSTEAPIRVRIAPSPTGDPHVGTAYIGLLNYIYARQRDGKFVLRIEDTDRTRFVPTSEQMIFDSLRWLGLTWDEGPDVGGPHGPYRQSERTEIYREHANILLANGTAYRCFCTAEELEAVRKQQTAAKLPPRYPGTCRLLTPEQIAANEAANKPFVIRLAVPPRANDSTASTTFRDELRGDITFDHNNVDDQVLMKSDGFPTYHLANVVDDHLMQITDVIRAEEWISSTPKHVLLYKAFGWQLPRFWHMPLLRNLDKSKISKRKNPVSLIYYRDSGYLPEAIINFLGLMGGGMPADINGGTEQFTLAEMVEHFVFTNIRLGGPVFDLTKLKWLNGEYLRKLTPDQFYAELRKTVLSDAYLSHIAPLIQTRIETLAQFGDLTSFFFRDDVLPSQEVFLPKKRTLEETIAFATDQLAVLEATDWTHEALEPALKKLGEEKSWSVKENFMLLRAIITGSTMSPPLLESMIVFGKARSLDRVRRFLDAQKKQATQKK
- a CDS encoding aldo/keto reductase codes for the protein MEKKTLGNSDMKLTPIGFGAWAIGGGDWQFAWGPQDDNDSIAAIHKALDLGINWIDTAAVYGLGHSEEVVARALKMASQNPYVFTKCGLVWNEKREVSNDLKQVRRECEDSLRRLGVETIDLYQMHWPKPDEEIEEAWGVMANLRREGKVRWIGVSNFSVVQMERAMKIAPITSSQPPYSMLNRAIEAEVLPFCQKNGVGVINYAPMHSGLLTGAMTKERVANFPQDDFRRNAKNYQEPLLSRNLAVADFIGEIGKRHGVSAGVIAIAWTLHHPAVTAAIVGGRNAKQVEGVIPAATFRLSEEEFAEIQAYLIENVA
- the cobA gene encoding uroporphyrinogen-III C-methyltransferase, which produces MSTEAQPGTVYLAGAGPGDPNLLTLRTVQLLQTADVILPDDLVTDEILALASPTAEIIPVGKRCGQPRITQAGIHALMLEHAENGSSVLRLKSGDPLIFGRASEEMAFLREHNIPFEIIPGITAAFAVAATLQTPLTDRSAASKLILATAHHAAGKLEVTPKWTGAFPEDATLVIYMPGRHFRALADDLIASGIAPETPCVAVSKATTPQEKVHATTLHQLTDDAVGPAPVVLLIGHAIQPLTT
- a CDS encoding bifunctional precorrin-2 dehydrogenase/sirohydrochlorin ferrochelatase codes for the protein MSLFPIFLKLTGRPCIVIGAGHLAESKIESLQAASASITVIAPQASQHILDWAASSEIQYHPRPYQQGDLAGNFLVVAATNDPAVNRAVFAEATEKGVLCNAVDDPPFCDFYFPSVVRRGDLQIAISTAGASPALAQQLRKDLNTQLPLDLGDWLTNLGNLRREVVAAEPLNESRRLLLHQLAQREVCGYDQCPSRQLAREHARTNPIQLEKKS
- a CDS encoding nitrite/sulfite reductase, whose product is MSTTPAPVVKETKAQRSERLKLAKNPWEAWDEVREFARNGRDTVLPEWTGLYFKWWGVYTQGDGLGVTGGANGEGKATEFFMMRIGLPNGILTSEQTRVIGQLTKKYARNLADITTRQNIQLHWLTLSGLVEVVDALTAVGLSPKGACGDVVRNVTGCPLAGLDHTELIDSSPLAVEIAHHLTANPEFYNLPRKFKISVTGCPVWCTYPEINDVALTAIKRTVDGKEEIGYTLRVGGGLSTEPHIAERIPAFIPQDKALEVVTAVVRIFKEQSELRENRTRARIKYLFMRHGWTAESFLVALEEKLDYKLDPNPASADTVPADIYRDHVGITSQRQPGLSSVGASVLNGRLSGDQLIALADLADKYGNGQLRATIGQNILIVNVPDRETAALVIELNTLNLHVDVSAFWRGAIACTGTEFCKLAIAETKGFNKWLVNELEDRLPGFDQQIRLHVTGCTNSCGQHWIADIGLEGKKIKKDGQMVDAFFFCVGGSVGKYARPARPLGYRVAATEVPDAIERLLTGYLAVRTPGEDLRSYFDRTTDDTLRAQLAGAIIDPVERDAPPVGAGHLAPGE